The Paraburkholderia sp. ZP32-5 genome includes a window with the following:
- the ttcA gene encoding tRNA 2-thiocytidine(32) synthetase TtcA: MNAPDILNQQMHDTDAQAAQAAQAGETGQAAEAANATAPRASKSPLTRREQKEAYENNKLFKRLARQVGQAIGDYNMIEDGDKVMVCLSGGKDSYAMLEILMRLRERAPINFDIVAVNLDQKQPGFPEHVLPEYLKQLDIPFHIENQDTYSIVKRLVPEGKTTCSLCSRLRRGILYRVAGELGATKIALGHHRDDILQTLLLNLFYGGKLKGMPPKLQSDDGKNIVIRPLAYVKETDLEKYAELREFPIIPCNLCGSQPNLKRAEMKALIRDWEKRFPGRIENMFNALSNVVPSHLMDHQLFPFAALRASGEADPNGDIAFDEEPCSTGADDGAPLNGAKTISLVQFDDL, encoded by the coding sequence ATGAACGCACCGGACATACTCAACCAGCAGATGCACGACACGGACGCTCAAGCGGCGCAGGCAGCGCAGGCCGGCGAGACCGGACAAGCCGCTGAAGCCGCGAACGCCACCGCCCCTCGCGCCTCGAAGTCCCCGCTCACGCGCCGCGAGCAGAAAGAAGCATACGAGAACAACAAGCTGTTCAAGCGCCTCGCGCGCCAGGTCGGCCAGGCGATCGGCGACTACAACATGATCGAGGACGGCGACAAGGTGATGGTCTGCCTGTCGGGCGGCAAGGATAGTTACGCGATGCTCGAGATTCTGATGCGGCTGCGCGAGCGCGCGCCGATCAACTTCGACATCGTCGCGGTGAACCTCGACCAGAAGCAGCCGGGCTTCCCCGAGCACGTGCTGCCCGAATACCTGAAGCAGCTCGACATCCCGTTCCATATCGAGAACCAGGACACTTACAGCATCGTCAAGCGGCTCGTGCCGGAAGGCAAGACCACCTGCTCGCTGTGCTCGCGGCTGCGGCGCGGCATCCTGTATCGCGTCGCCGGCGAACTGGGCGCGACCAAGATCGCGCTCGGCCATCATCGCGACGACATCCTGCAGACGCTGCTGCTGAACCTGTTCTACGGCGGCAAACTGAAGGGCATGCCGCCGAAGCTGCAATCGGACGACGGCAAGAACATCGTGATCCGACCGCTTGCGTACGTGAAGGAAACCGATCTGGAGAAATACGCGGAATTGCGCGAATTCCCGATCATTCCGTGCAACCTGTGCGGCAGCCAGCCGAATCTGAAGCGCGCGGAAATGAAGGCGCTGATCCGCGACTGGGAAAAGCGCTTCCCGGGGCGCATCGAGAACATGTTCAACGCGTTGTCGAATGTGGTGCCGTCACATCTGATGGATCATCAGCTGTTCCCGTTTGCGGCGCTGCGCGCGAGCGGCGAGGCGGATCCGAACGGCGATATCGCGTTCGACGAGGAACCGTGCTCGACGGGAGCCGACGACGGCGCGCCGCTGAACGGCGCAAAGACCATTTCGCTGGTCCAGTTCGACGATCTCTAA
- a CDS encoding dihydroneopterin aldolase, which yields MFAALSHPRLADCRRLFLRNYEVHINIGVHDFEKRGEQRVVINVELFVPLAMSTPQHDKLNEVVDYDFMRSTIAQRVSQGHIHLQETLCDDLVRTMLAHPQVRAARVSTEKPDVYPDCDAVGVEVFRIKED from the coding sequence ATGTTTGCCGCTCTTTCGCATCCCCGGCTCGCCGATTGCCGCCGGCTCTTTCTGCGCAATTACGAAGTGCACATCAACATCGGCGTGCACGACTTCGAAAAGCGCGGCGAACAGCGCGTCGTGATCAACGTCGAACTGTTCGTGCCGCTCGCGATGTCCACGCCGCAGCACGACAAGCTGAACGAAGTCGTCGATTACGACTTCATGCGCTCGACGATCGCGCAGCGCGTGTCGCAAGGCCATATTCATCTGCAGGAAACGCTGTGCGACGACCTCGTGCGCACGATGCTCGCGCATCCGCAGGTGCGCGCCGCGCGCGTGTCGACCGAGAAGCCGGATGTGTATCCGGACTGCGACGCGGTCGGTGTCGAAGTCTTCCGCATCAAGGAGGATTGA